A genomic region of Brevibacillus sp. JNUCC-41 contains the following coding sequences:
- a CDS encoding GNAT family N-acetyltransferase — protein sequence MNNEFEKAINLLENNDKETYPTFAYSVLNNYIPGQVYMDELKKTVLIGTDSGIFIVGGDEMDNGLDSIFLEIFNSRKNDIKRFTLFSPSKEWDQVINKLFENELRQMHRYSFHFNKDTYSTIKKGKSPNDFIVKRIDEKIITESLEFNESYYNEYWGSVSNFLENGFGYCLLHNDTVVSECTSIFSSSQFAEIDIATKNKYRGMGLAQNVAEIFIEHCIERNLKPNWDCNVNNFASIKLAERLGFENPMEYSVFIKK from the coding sequence ATGAATAATGAATTTGAAAAGGCCATAAATTTACTAGAAAATAATGATAAAGAAACATATCCAACATTTGCTTACTCTGTATTAAATAATTATATTCCTGGCCAGGTATATATGGATGAATTGAAGAAAACAGTTTTAATTGGAACTGATTCAGGTATTTTTATTGTTGGTGGAGACGAAATGGACAATGGTCTTGATAGCATATTTTTAGAAATTTTTAATAGTAGAAAAAATGACATTAAGCGATTCACTTTGTTTTCTCCATCAAAAGAATGGGATCAAGTTATAAATAAGTTGTTTGAAAATGAGTTAAGACAAATGCATAGATATTCTTTTCATTTTAATAAGGATACATATTCAACAATAAAAAAGGGGAAATCACCCAATGATTTTATAGTAAAGAGAATAGATGAAAAAATAATTACTGAAAGTCTGGAATTTAATGAATCTTATTATAATGAATATTGGGGTTCAGTATCAAATTTTCTTGAGAATGGTTTTGGTTATTGTTTGCTACATAATGATACCGTTGTAAGTGAATGTACATCTATATTTAGTTCATCACAATTTGCTGAAATTGATATTGCAACTAAAAATAAGTATAGAGGAATGGGCTTAGCTCAAAATGTTGCAGAGATATTCATTGAACATTGTATTGAAAGAAATTTGAAACCCAATTGGGATTGTAATGTTAACAATTTTGCGTCGATAAAGCTGGCTGAAAGATTAGGATTCGAAAATCCAATGGAATATTCAGTATTCATTAAAAAGTAA
- a CDS encoding GNAT family N-acetyltransferase has translation MEKQAVLFHSLEGEKIYFKALRIEDVQEIHHYASDQEVSRFIGWNLMSTLEETRQFIEIMLKRESAGTHLYSSIVEKLTQAIIGTAIIFNFDQEANQAEIGYVLHKHHWDKGYGTEVVALISDFAFKSLNLHKLRAMEHANIGSARILEKNRYELEGRLKDHYFIEDKYYDALLFGKITNLET, from the coding sequence ATGGAGAAGCAGGCTGTTTTATTTCATTCATTAGAGGGTGAAAAAATCTACTTCAAAGCACTAAGGATAGAGGATGTTCAAGAGATACATCATTATGCGTCAGATCAAGAGGTTTCACGATTTATTGGCTGGAATTTGATGAGTACTTTGGAGGAAACTCGTCAGTTCATTGAAATAATGTTAAAACGTGAGTCGGCAGGAACTCATTTATATTCCTCCATTGTTGAAAAATTAACTCAAGCAATTATAGGAACAGCCATAATTTTCAATTTTGACCAAGAAGCAAACCAAGCTGAAATTGGTTATGTGTTGCATAAACATCATTGGGATAAGGGGTATGGAACAGAGGTTGTTGCATTGATAAGTGATTTTGCATTTAAATCACTTAATCTTCATAAGCTCCGTGCTATGGAGCATGCCAATATTGGCTCTGCACGGATACTTGAAAAGAACAGGTATGAGTTAGAAGGACGGTTAAAAGACCACTATTTTATAGAGGATAAGTATTATGATGCATTACTTTTCGGCAAAATTACTAACCTGGAAACTTAG
- a CDS encoding GNAT family N-acetyltransferase: protein MLIREVKPEDAESFDWLMKQVETEADFMLMEPGERKGSPEQQRKWLERMDKESNSTVLVAEQEGGQLVGYLAVIGGDTRRTKHSAYLVIGILKEYTGRGIGTKLFQRLEEWAITHNILRLELTVVTQNEAGVSLYKKMGFEIEGIKGNSLMIDGTLFDQYFMSKLL from the coding sequence ATGTTAATCAGAGAGGTAAAACCTGAGGATGCTGAAAGTTTCGATTGGCTAATGAAGCAAGTTGAAACTGAGGCTGATTTTATGCTTATGGAACCAGGAGAAAGAAAAGGTTCTCCTGAACAACAACGTAAATGGTTGGAACGAATGGACAAAGAGAGTAATTCAACGGTACTTGTTGCAGAACAGGAAGGTGGACAGTTAGTAGGATATTTAGCAGTCATTGGCGGAGATACAAGAAGAACCAAACATTCAGCCTACCTAGTTATAGGTATTTTAAAAGAATACACAGGGCGTGGTATAGGAACAAAGCTATTTCAAAGGTTAGAAGAATGGGCAATAACTCATAATATTTTACGGTTAGAACTTACAGTAGTTACTCAAAATGAAGCAGGAGTATCTCTATATAAGAAGATGGGATTTGAGATAGAAGGAATAAAAGGAAACTCACTAATGATAGATGGCACACTTTTCGACCAGTATTTTATGTCCAAATTATTATAA
- a CDS encoding GNAT family N-acetyltransferase yields MNYKVIINMPISNHEIPELRELIGWGRRDKDYPNLFERCNFWAGVRNENNKLIAFGYVAGMGLEHGYMEDIIVHPDYQKMGIGVELVRELLSESERYGLEIVTLTYDSKHKNFYETCGFTPCSGGVWKKQL; encoded by the coding sequence ATGAATTATAAAGTCATTATAAACATGCCAATATCTAATCATGAAATACCTGAATTAAGAGAGCTTATTGGATGGGGAAGACGCGATAAAGATTACCCCAATTTGTTTGAACGTTGTAATTTTTGGGCTGGAGTAAGAAACGAAAATAATAAACTTATAGCATTTGGTTATGTTGCAGGCATGGGCTTAGAACATGGTTATATGGAAGACATAATTGTTCATCCTGATTATCAAAAAATGGGAATTGGTGTGGAGTTAGTAAGAGAATTATTAAGTGAGTCTGAACGGTACGGATTGGAGATTGTTACCTTGACGTATGACTCCAAACATAAAAACTTTTATGAAACTTGTGGCTTTACTCCCTGTTCAGGTGGGGTATGGAAAAAACAGTTATGA
- a CDS encoding DUF6980 family protein, translated as MNNHCCETMKDQVNIKCKIHANPFDCPDILITYDKKFDEYGLIIHDGGSSSIEITYCPWCGSKLPDSKRDLWFEILEQLGFDDPVEQSIPEEFKTDKWYKNSK; from the coding sequence ATGAATAATCACTGCTGCGAAACTATGAAAGACCAAGTTAATATTAAGTGCAAGATTCACGCTAACCCATTTGATTGTCCAGACATATTGATTACCTATGATAAAAAGTTTGATGAATATGGGTTAATAATCCACGATGGAGGCAGCTCAAGTATAGAGATAACCTATTGTCCCTGGTGTGGCTCGAAATTACCTGATTCTAAAAGAGATTTATGGTTTGAAATCCTTGAACAATTAGGATTTGATGACCCTGTTGAGCAATCGATTCCAGAGGAATTTAAAACAGATAAATGGTATAAAAATAGTAAATGA
- a CDS encoding MFS transporter: protein MHTYYKWLIVLVATLSQTAATFVTYGMGPIAAFYQIEWNLTPLQTGFIVSAVNIGPMFSMLAFGYLMDKKGEKHIIGWGTILLGLSALTLVFVNDYIVLLLLLLLVGIWYGSAQTGGSTAIVKWFPNEHRGLALGIRQTGIPIGGSLASAVLSYTYYHFNLSSVHVVQGIVAIMGGLIFLLLYNEPERTSGTRSRTRSTSVGFKEKMNVIKNNKELYPMYIVGVVMMSLQMIIIAHFMSYLHNEGSYSLTEAGKYLSVVLIGGMVGRVVIAWASDQFFEGIRERLLLIVMAVTVILTVMLPLIMTVEMEILMLLFCFLLGFVAIGWYSIFIVCITEQSDSRFIGLTVSSALTINQLFIVIAPSLFGLVVNLLNSYQQALYLAGISVALGAINLYRAKIKKRMDHRITTKFDQINTNNLDK, encoded by the coding sequence ATGCATACATATTATAAATGGTTAATCGTATTGGTGGCCACGTTATCCCAAACTGCAGCAACCTTTGTGACATATGGCATGGGACCCATCGCTGCATTTTATCAAATTGAATGGAATTTAACACCACTTCAAACAGGCTTCATTGTTTCAGCGGTCAATATTGGTCCGATGTTTTCAATGCTGGCGTTCGGTTACTTGATGGATAAAAAAGGGGAAAAACACATTATCGGGTGGGGGACCATTTTATTGGGCCTCTCAGCTTTAACGCTAGTTTTTGTTAATGATTATATTGTATTGCTGCTTTTATTATTGTTGGTCGGTATATGGTACGGAAGTGCTCAAACCGGTGGAAGCACGGCCATCGTAAAATGGTTTCCAAACGAACATCGAGGTCTGGCTCTAGGGATAAGACAGACGGGAATACCGATTGGAGGATCTCTAGCCTCTGCAGTTTTATCCTATACATATTATCATTTCAATTTGTCATCAGTACATGTAGTACAAGGGATCGTAGCAATAATGGGAGGGCTGATCTTCTTATTATTATATAACGAACCAGAAAGAACGAGTGGAACGAGATCAAGAACGAGATCAACCTCGGTCGGTTTCAAGGAGAAAATGAATGTCATCAAAAATAATAAGGAGTTATATCCGATGTATATAGTGGGTGTTGTGATGATGTCATTACAGATGATTATCATTGCGCATTTTATGAGTTATTTGCATAACGAAGGGAGCTATTCATTAACAGAGGCAGGAAAATATTTAAGCGTCGTTTTAATAGGTGGTATGGTTGGACGGGTAGTCATCGCATGGGCGAGTGATCAATTCTTTGAAGGTATAAGGGAAAGATTATTGCTTATTGTGATGGCTGTTACCGTAATTCTTACAGTGATGCTGCCACTCATCATGACTGTTGAAATGGAAATATTGATGCTATTATTTTGTTTTCTTTTGGGTTTTGTAGCCATTGGTTGGTATTCCATTTTTATTGTTTGTATCACAGAACAATCGGATTCACGTTTTATAGGTTTAACGGTGAGTTCAGCATTGACAATAAATCAATTATTCATTGTCATAGCACCCTCTTTATTCGGATTAGTCGTTAATCTATTGAACAGTTATCAACAAGCCCTATATTTGGCAGGAATATCTGTAGCTTTAGGAGCGATTAATTTATACAGAGCAAAAATAAAAAAAAGAATGGATCATAGGATCACCACAAAATTTGATCAAATTAATACAAATAACCTTGATAAATGA
- a CDS encoding YczE/YyaS/YitT family protein → MKKVIHSILLYIVSAIGISLTLKADVGVSSFNALNLSISELTSIKVGTITFIANFIFLFGYICLCEKKDFRKFTLMFISILFFGMVINFFLYTIFGTIHVENYLVRIGLFIFGAILAGGATGIILSLDIIPFPIESLCLQIAELTKRPFSQYRYCVDLFSIILSITISLLYNLPINIREGTIISFFLLSGIISYTRLKFKNYQQKPKTQ, encoded by the coding sequence ATGAAAAAAGTAATTCACTCAATTCTACTCTATATAGTAAGTGCTATTGGCATTAGTCTTACATTAAAAGCTGATGTTGGTGTCAGCAGTTTTAATGCGCTGAATTTATCCATATCTGAATTGACTTCCATCAAAGTTGGCACAATTACATTCATTGCAAATTTCATTTTTCTATTCGGTTATATCTGCCTATGCGAAAAAAAGGATTTTAGAAAATTCACTTTGATGTTCATTTCCATCTTGTTCTTTGGAATGGTTATTAATTTTTTCCTCTATACAATTTTCGGTACGATTCACGTAGAGAATTATTTAGTAAGAATCGGACTATTTATTTTCGGTGCGATACTAGCCGGTGGAGCAACAGGCATTATTTTATCATTAGATATTATCCCTTTTCCTATTGAAAGTTTATGTTTACAAATAGCCGAATTAACAAAACGCCCTTTCTCTCAATACAGATATTGTGTCGATTTATTCTCCATTATTCTATCAATAACCATATCACTACTATACAATTTACCAATCAATATTCGTGAAGGAACGATTATCAGCTTCTTTTTATTGTCCGGCATTATTTCTTATACACGATTGAAATTTAAAAACTATCAGCAGAAACCTAAAACTCAATAA
- a CDS encoding DUF3923 family protein gives MKLWWVANVFWLVIFSILAIVIGTRQVDGAGAVQTPEIRIITLIILGVAFVFILIIQLIWFYFVRKRRRLS, from the coding sequence ATGAAGCTTTGGTGGGTTGCAAACGTTTTTTGGTTAGTGATTTTTTCCATACTTGCTATCGTTATTGGAACAAGACAAGTAGACGGAGCAGGGGCTGTTCAAACTCCTGAAATCAGAATTATTACATTAATAATTTTAGGTGTTGCATTTGTGTTTATCCTTATAATACAACTAATCTGGTTTTATTTTGTTCGTAAAAGAAGACGACTGTCATAG
- a CDS encoding site-2 protease family protein, producing the protein MKESKSNKGWLSLGAIGLFFLGKMKWLFALLKIAKVGSLISIFVSLGAYALVYGWKFAVALVYLIYIHEMGHLLAAKRKGIKTSNAIFIPFVGALIALKEEPKNANQEAYLAFGGPLLGTLAFLPAIPLFMMTENPFWLLVITLGAMINLFNLMPVHPLDGGRIVGVISTKLWVLGIIGMVVYLFLHPNPFLILFLLLGISKWWKEFRSETTRNQRDNIIELNQFGLKQLEQYEGATDEEKIRLVNIWNMELSQLHEKFNNMKRWHIPLFDDNKLKEKQLTEVKLNIYRSLMDAANSNEYQYGPTDFKSIGTYERIVATFFKEVQEQTEIRDKEKSYYSSSLKTKVIWFSLYIGLAIFLMITSLYAGDLMEQYKTLLP; encoded by the coding sequence TTGAAAGAATCTAAATCGAATAAAGGATGGTTAAGTTTGGGGGCAATCGGGTTATTTTTCCTAGGAAAAATGAAATGGTTGTTTGCGCTATTGAAAATAGCAAAAGTAGGTTCTCTGATTTCCATTTTCGTTTCATTAGGAGCGTATGCCTTGGTTTACGGTTGGAAATTTGCCGTAGCCCTAGTCTATCTAATTTACATCCATGAAATGGGGCATTTACTAGCTGCTAAGAGAAAAGGCATCAAAACATCCAATGCCATTTTCATCCCTTTTGTCGGAGCGTTAATTGCCCTTAAGGAAGAACCCAAGAATGCTAATCAAGAAGCTTATCTTGCCTTCGGAGGTCCTTTATTAGGTACATTAGCATTTCTACCAGCCATCCCTCTATTTATGATGACGGAAAATCCATTTTGGCTTTTAGTTATTACACTTGGAGCCATGATTAACCTATTTAATCTAATGCCTGTACATCCACTTGATGGAGGACGTATAGTGGGAGTCATCTCCACAAAGCTTTGGGTATTAGGGATTATCGGAATGGTTGTATATTTGTTTCTCCATCCAAATCCATTTTTAATTCTTTTCTTATTATTGGGTATTTCTAAGTGGTGGAAGGAATTCCGTAGCGAGACAACCAGAAATCAAAGAGACAACATCATTGAATTGAATCAATTTGGTTTAAAGCAACTAGAACAATATGAAGGTGCAACAGATGAAGAAAAAATTCGCCTGGTTAATATTTGGAATATGGAATTAAGCCAACTACATGAAAAGTTTAACAACATGAAGAGATGGCATATCCCGCTATTTGATGATAATAAGCTAAAAGAAAAACAGCTGACCGAGGTAAAATTAAATATTTATAGGTCCTTAATGGATGCTGCTAATTCGAATGAATACCAGTACGGACCTACCGATTTTAAAAGTATAGGCACGTATGAACGAATAGTAGCAACTTTCTTTAAAGAAGTTCAAGAACAAACTGAAATTAGGGATAAAGAGAAATCCTATTACTCATCGAGTCTCAAAACAAAAGTCATCTGGTTCTCATTATATATTGGGCTTGCCATTTTTTTAATGATAACAAGCTTATATGCAGGTGATTTAATGGAACAATATAAAACGTTATTACCTTAA
- a CDS encoding cell wall hydrolase, producing the protein MARANYRSSDVDLMARMMRAEAEGEGQLGMLFVGNVIVNRLVANCLDFKGLRTIPQVIFHVQGGNYSFEAVQKGNVFYQRARGVERRLAEQNLKHWRQHPARYALWYFNPYAPCPPTWYDQPHTGQFKDHCFYEPKPGTCDSVYRG; encoded by the coding sequence ATGGCAAGAGCAAATTACCGAAGTTCAGACGTTGACTTAATGGCAAGGATGATGAGAGCAGAAGCCGAAGGTGAAGGACAACTAGGAATGTTATTTGTTGGAAATGTAATTGTGAATCGTCTTGTAGCTAATTGTTTAGACTTTAAAGGTTTAAGAACCATTCCACAAGTCATTTTTCATGTACAAGGAGGAAATTATTCTTTTGAAGCTGTTCAAAAAGGCAATGTATTTTATCAAAGAGCGAGAGGTGTCGAAAGAAGATTAGCAGAACAGAATTTGAAGCACTGGAGACAGCATCCGGCTAGATATGCTCTTTGGTATTTCAATCCCTATGCGCCATGTCCTCCAACATGGTATGATCAGCCTCATACTGGTCAATTTAAAGACCATTGTTTTTATGAACCAAAACCTGGAACATGTGATAGTGTTTATAGAGGTTAA
- the yeiL gene encoding transcriptional regulator YeiL: MEKINLRDYAENFSDIYNDIQETFPKAALHQAFICKFSSNEYIVRFDEDIQYLFLLLDGRAKIYIVHENGKRALIQFLKKDDFIGELSLIEVEKNLKDVVAINDCTCLAVPLAASKEHLLNDNLFLRNLSKYLGNKLLKRTDHYTAMQDYEFKNRLAKYILQIENDGCFQEKHTETAEYVGASYRHLLYTLNQFHEDGLLEKRGRKYFIINKEKLERLSSKKD; this comes from the coding sequence ATGGAAAAAATTAATTTAAGGGATTACGCTGAAAATTTTTCAGATATATATAATGATATTCAAGAAACTTTTCCGAAAGCAGCTTTACATCAGGCTTTTATTTGTAAGTTTTCTTCTAATGAATATATAGTGCGCTTTGATGAAGATATTCAGTACTTATTTTTATTATTGGATGGACGGGCAAAAATATATATAGTACACGAAAATGGAAAACGTGCGCTGATTCAGTTCCTAAAGAAAGATGATTTTATTGGTGAATTATCCTTGATTGAGGTGGAAAAGAATTTAAAAGATGTTGTGGCTATAAATGACTGCACTTGCTTAGCGGTTCCATTGGCTGCATCGAAAGAGCATCTGTTAAATGACAATCTTTTTCTCCGCAATTTATCAAAATATTTAGGTAATAAATTACTTAAAAGAACGGATCATTACACAGCTATGCAGGATTATGAATTCAAAAATCGATTGGCCAAATATATTCTTCAAATAGAAAACGATGGATGCTTTCAAGAGAAGCATACCGAAACAGCAGAATACGTGGGGGCAAGCTATCGACATTTATTATACACACTTAACCAATTCCATGAAGACGGATTATTAGAGAAAAGAGGAAGGAAATATTTTATCATTAATAAAGAAAAGTTAGAAAGATTGAGTTCAAAAAAGGATTAA
- a CDS encoding DinB family protein, whose amino-acid sequence MNTYCKSALHQIKVAVTTIVEMIEKLAENDLQKRPTPNKHSIGELIEHIAIICEADSLISDGASQDKMNKFYSNVSYKSLNEMKEALIKNHQFLEDKFMNFTEIELQEEITSYWGVTYSRYEWLLEIVAHVYHHRGQLHSMLVHCYGIDPKVPLFE is encoded by the coding sequence ATGAATACATATTGTAAGAGTGCATTACATCAAATTAAAGTTGCTGTAACGACAATTGTTGAGATGATAGAAAAGTTAGCAGAAAATGACTTACAAAAAAGACCTACGCCCAATAAGCATTCCATAGGAGAGCTGATAGAACACATTGCTATTATTTGTGAAGCTGATTCGCTTATTTCGGACGGGGCGTCCCAAGACAAGATGAATAAATTTTATTCAAATGTTTCATATAAAAGTCTAAATGAGATGAAAGAAGCATTGATAAAAAATCATCAATTTTTAGAAGATAAATTTATGAATTTTACAGAAATCGAACTTCAAGAGGAAATTACTTCTTATTGGGGTGTTACATACTCGCGATATGAATGGTTGTTAGAGATTGTAGCTCACGTTTATCATCACAGAGGGCAATTACACTCTATGCTTGTTCATTGTTATGGAATAGACCCAAAAGTTCCATTGTTTGAATAG
- a CDS encoding VOC family protein, with the protein MKINRIDHVSINVNDLSEAKAFFLDLGLEVQAEWELNGEQLDRIVGLNDVKTACVGLGMPDGQAWIELVKFYTPSDEKDIQQPLANTLGIRHICFAVEDIEAIVAKLKKKGTEIFSEIQQYEESYKLCYVRGPEGIILELAEKIR; encoded by the coding sequence ATGAAGATCAATAGAATAGATCATGTGAGTATAAACGTAAATGATCTTTCAGAGGCTAAAGCGTTTTTTCTTGATTTAGGACTTGAAGTACAAGCGGAATGGGAATTGAATGGAGAACAGTTGGACAGAATAGTTGGGCTTAATGATGTTAAAACGGCATGTGTAGGATTGGGGATGCCAGATGGTCAGGCATGGATAGAGCTAGTCAAATTTTATACGCCGTCAGATGAAAAAGATATTCAGCAACCTTTGGCAAATACGCTGGGTATCCGACATATTTGCTTTGCTGTTGAAGATATTGAAGCTATTGTTGCAAAATTGAAAAAGAAAGGCACGGAAATCTTTAGTGAGATACAGCAATATGAAGAAAGTTATAAGTTATGCTACGTTCGTGGTCCAGAGGGAATTATTTTAGAGTTGGCGGAGAAAATCAGATAA
- a CDS encoding YjjG family noncanonical pyrimidine nucleotidase: MNKYKHIIFDLDDTILDFQDSEEKALKQIITLYELPYNKQTIACYKRINDGLWHQLEEGLISREEVLTTRFSLFLKEFYIDENGAKVEAMYREHLNQGHKTITHSHELLNALSKQDYKLYIGTNGVGKTQRKRLGGAKLQGYFEQLFISEEIGYEKPNPHFFYYIFDALHTSRKEEFLMIGDRLTSDIQGAINVGIDCVWFNPKRSIPKSCLPKSTYTISNLMQIMDLLEQ, translated from the coding sequence ATGAACAAATACAAACATATTATTTTTGACTTAGATGATACGATACTTGATTTTCAAGATTCAGAAGAAAAGGCTTTAAAACAAATTATTACGCTGTACGAGTTGCCCTATAACAAACAAACCATTGCATGTTATAAGCGCATTAATGATGGATTATGGCATCAATTAGAGGAAGGCTTGATTTCTCGTGAGGAAGTGCTGACAACGCGTTTTTCACTTTTTTTGAAGGAATTTTATATAGATGAAAACGGAGCAAAAGTTGAAGCTATGTACCGTGAGCATTTAAACCAAGGACATAAGACCATTACCCATTCACATGAATTATTAAATGCTTTAAGTAAGCAAGATTATAAATTATATATTGGAACAAACGGTGTAGGAAAGACTCAAAGAAAAAGATTAGGAGGTGCCAAGCTACAAGGATATTTTGAACAGCTTTTTATCTCCGAAGAAATTGGTTATGAAAAACCGAATCCCCATTTCTTTTACTATATTTTTGATGCCCTGCATACAAGCCGTAAAGAAGAATTTTTAATGATAGGTGATCGTTTAACATCGGATATTCAAGGAGCTATCAATGTCGGAATTGATTGTGTCTGGTTTAACCCTAAGAGAAGCATTCCTAAATCATGTTTACCTAAGAGCACATATACGATATCAAATTTAATGCAAATAATGGACTTATTAGAGCAATAA
- a CDS encoding ASCH domain-containing protein: MKVLSMIQPWASLFVHREATYETRSWRTNYRGPLAIHTSKKIDKDVSNHIAIKSLLGKHGYTPENLPTGQIIAVCKLVDCLKVTENNETWAILEDGRIVSGNDYFMGSFIVGGYAWVVEDMQMLDEFIPAKGKLGLWEHVLIL, from the coding sequence ATGAAGGTTTTATCAATGATCCAGCCGTGGGCAAGCCTTTTTGTCCATAGAGAGGCAACATATGAAACAAGGTCATGGAGAACGAATTATCGGGGGCCACTTGCCATTCACACAAGTAAAAAAATAGATAAAGACGTCTCTAACCATATAGCCATAAAGTCGTTGCTTGGTAAGCACGGATACACACCAGAGAATCTTCCAACTGGCCAGATCATTGCTGTATGCAAACTTGTAGATTGTTTGAAGGTAACTGAAAACAATGAGACATGGGCCATTCTGGAGGATGGTCGAATCGTATCAGGGAATGACTATTTTATGGGTAGCTTTATAGTGGGAGGTTATGCTTGGGTAGTTGAGGATATGCAGATGCTGGATGAATTTATTCCAGCAAAGGGAAAGCTAGGATTATGGGAGCATGTTTTAATTTTATAG